One stretch of Oryzias latipes chromosome 7, ASM223467v1 DNA includes these proteins:
- the LOC111947632 gene encoding general transcription factor II-I repeat domain-containing protein 2-like, whose amino-acid sequence MEITQELAGLETLRGTTKGEDLFAAVSRVLDKYNLSWDKMVGITTDGAPAMIGKKAGPTALISQKVSECGGKVAQYHCILHQEQLCAKTIGLADVVRDVVKIINCIRSKALSHRQFRAFLDEVDAQYKDILYHQEVRWLSRGTVLKRFFELRQLIAEFLSSASRDTQIPTDKRWIFDVAFMVDITDLLNNLNVKLQGKEQIITELFDHIKAFQMKLQLLCRHLSAGNFAHFPSLRDVNVEVDRLPEYGELLSNLNKEFDLRFVDFKKTADDMELFSQPFSVSPDSVPEHLQMELIEFQCDTELRRKFVSLPLRDFYPHVSKQRYPQMRKNAQVMLSLFGSTYICEQTFSLMNLNKIKLRGTLTDSHLQDILTLSVSKLQPNIQSLIKSKDQLHVSD is encoded by the exons ATGGAAATAACACAGGAGTTGGCGGGACTTGAGACGCTGCGAGGGACGACAAAAGGCGAAGATTTGTTTGCGGCGGTTTCAAGAGTCCTGGACAAATATAACTTGAGTTGGGACAAAATGGTTGGAATAACAACTGATGGTGCACCTGCCATGATTGGGAAAAAAGCTGGCCCCACTGCTCTCATTTCCCAAAAAGTTTCAGAGTGTGGGGGAAAGGTAGCGCAATACCACTGCATCCTGCACCAGGAACAGCTGTGTGCAAAGACGATCGGACTGGCAGACGTCGTGCGCGATGTCGTTAAAATCATTAACTGCATCCGCTCAAAGGCACTCTCACACCGCCAGTTCAGAGCATTTTTGGATGAAGTTGATGCGCAATACAAAGATATTCTTTACCATCAGGAGGTGCGCTGGCTTAGCAGGGGGACTGTGCTCAAAagattttttgagttgcgcCAACTTATCGCGGAGTTTCTGTCGAGTGCGAGCAGGGACACACAAATCCCCACTGATAAAAGATGGATTTTCGACGTGGCCTTTATGGTGGACATCACCGACCTGCTCAACAATCTGAATGTTAAACTTCAAGGCAAAGAACAGATCATAACGGAGCTGTTTGACCACATCAAGGCTTTCCAAATGAAGCTGCAACTACTCTGCCGGCATCTTTCAGCAG GAAACTTTGCACACTTCCCCAGCCTGAGAGACGTGAATGTGGAGGTGGACAGGTTGCCAGAATATGGAGAACTTCTCAGCAACTTAAATAAGGAGTTTGATTTGCGCTTTGTGGACTTTAAGAAGACTGCAGATGACATGGAGCTTTTTTCTCAGCCCTTCAGCGTGAGTCCCGACTCAGTTCCAGAGCATTTGCAGATGGAGTTGATTGAGTTTCAATGTGACACAGAGCTAAGACGCAAATTTGTATCACTACCCTTGAGGGATTTTTATCCACATGTGTCAAAACAAAGATACccacagatgagaaaaaatgcaCAAGTGATGCTATCTCTGTTTGGCAGCACCTACATTTGTGAGCAAACATTTAGTCTCATGAACCTGAACAAGATCAAACTCAGGGGGACCCTCACAGACTCACACTTGCAAGACATACTAACACTATCAGTGAGTAAGCTGCAGCCCAACATTCAGTCACTGATTAAGTCAAAAGACCAGCTCCATGTCTCTGATTAA